A stretch of Onychomys torridus chromosome 2, mOncTor1.1, whole genome shotgun sequence DNA encodes these proteins:
- the Map7d1 gene encoding MAP7 domain-containing protein 1 isoform X4: MESSGSQGGTGRAAHVPACKAEGKPDLKCVISTAEPDKGFKKHHRADCVTVAAVIARIPAEPRPSPEGDPSPPPPPTPMSALVPDTPPDTPPAMKNATSPKQLPLEPENPTGQISLRPAPPQEDSPSSEAKSRGPTPPATGPRDARPSRRSSQPSPTAVPASDSLPTKQDVKKAGERHKLAKERREERAKYLAAKKAVWLEKEEKAKALREKQLQERRRRLEEQRLKAEQRRAALEERQRQKLEKNKERYEAAIQRSVKKTWAEIRQQRWSWAGALHHSSPGRGSRCSVSAVNLPKHVDSIINKRLSKSSATLWNSPSRNRSLQLSAWESSIVDRLMTPTLSFLARSRSAVTLPRNGRDQAVPVCPRSASASPLTPCSAPRSAHRCTPSGERTERRKPSAGGSPALARRRLEATPVQKKEKKDKERENEKEKSALARERSLKKRQSLPASVRPRLSTGAELSPKSKARPSSPSTSWHRPASPCPSPGPGHALPPKPPSPRGTTASPKGRVRRKEEAKESPSPSGPEDKSHSKSRTIEEKEPVAPASPAPSPVPSPTPAQPQKEQPSTEIPADTTVPTAPPTAASAVTPSKPMAGTTDREEATRLLAEKRRQAREQREREEQERKLQAERDKRMREEQLAREAEARAEREAEARRREEQEAREKAQAEQEEQERLQKQKEEAEARSREEAERQRLEREKHFQKEEQERQERRKRLEEIMKRTRKSEAAEAKKQDGKETTANNSSPDPVKAVETRASGLQKDSVQKEELAPQEPQWSLPSKEMPGSLVNGLQPLPAHQENGFSPKGSTGEKSLGRAPEGLLPFAEAEAFLKKAVVQPPQVTEVL, encoded by the exons ATGGAGAGTTCAGGAAGTCAGGGAGGGACTGGCAGAGCGGCACATGTCCCAGCCTGCAAAGCAGAAGGAAAGCCTGACCTGAAGTGTGTCATCTCCACAGCGGAGCCAGACAAGGGCTTCAAGAAGCACCACCGGGCCGACTGTGTCACTGTGGCTG CTGTGATAGCCAGGATTCCCGCAGAGCCAAGACCTTCTCCAGAAGGTGATCcttcccctccaccaccaccaacaccgaTGTCAGCCTTGGTTCCTGACACTCCCCCAGACACCCCTCCTGCCATGAAGAATGCCACTAGTCCTAAGCAGCTCCCGCTGGAACCAGAGAATCCCACTGGGCAGATCTCTCTTCGGCCAGCTCCACCACAGGAAGACTCCCCATCCTCAGAAGCAAAGAGCAGGGGACCCACCCCACCAGCCACAGGCCCACGGGATGCCAGGCCTTCTCGAAGGAGTAGCCAGCCGTCCCCAACAGCAGTGCCGGCCTCTGACAGCCTTCCCACCAAGCAAG ATGtgaagaaggcaggagagagacacAAGCTTGCCAAAGAGCGACGAGAAGAACGAGCCAAGTACCTGG CGGCCAAGAAGGCAGTGTggctggagaaggaggagaaggccAAGGCGCTTCGGGAGAAGCAGCTGCAGGAGCGCCGGCGGCGGCTGGAGGAGCAGCGGCTCAAAGCCGAACAGCGCCGGGCTGCCCTGGAGGAGCGGCAGAGGCAGAAGCTTGAGAAAAACAAG GAGCGCTATGAAGCTGCCATCCAGCGGTCAGTGAAGAAGACGTGGGCTGAAATCCGGCAGCAGCGCTGGTCCTGGGCAGGAGCTCTGCACCACAGCTCCCCCGGAC GTGGGAGCAGGTGCTCCGTGTCGGCAGTAAACCTGCCCAAACACGTGGACTCTATAATCAACAAGCGGCTCTCAAAGTCCTCTGCCACGCTCTGGAACTCCCCCAGTAGAA ATCGCAGCCTGCAGCTGAGCGCATGGGAGAGCAGCATTGTGGATCGTCTGATGACGCCCACCCTGTCCTTCCTGGCCCGGAGTCGCAGCGCGGTCACACTGCCCCGAAACGGCCGGGACCAGG CCGTGCCAGTGTGCCCGCGCTCAGCCTCCGCCAGCCCACTAACGCCTTGTAGCGCCCCTCGGAGCGCGCATCGCTGCACCCCGTCCGGGGAGCGCACGGAGCGACGCAAGCCCAGTGCCGGCGGCAGCCCCGCGTTGGCCCGCCGCCGGCTGGAAGCCACGCCG gtgcagaagaaggagaagaaggacaAGGAACGAGAAAACGAGAAGGAAAAGAGCGCCCTGGCCCGCGAGCGCAGCCTCAAGAAGCGCCAGTCGCTGCCGGCATCCGTGCGGCCCAGGCTCTCCACCGGTGCTGAGCTCAG cCCTAAGTCCAAGGCCCGGCCATCCTCTCCCTCTACATCCTGGCACAGAcctgcctctccctgccccagcccagGACCAGGCCATGCCCTTCCTCCAAAACCACCATCCCCCCGAGGCACCACTGCGTCACCCAAGGGGCGGGTTcggaggaaggaggaggcaaaAGAGAGCCCCAGCCCCTCAGGGCCTGAGGACAAGAGCCACAGCAAGAGCAGAACCATTGAGGAGAAGGAGCCAGTGGCTCCAGCTTCACCAGCGCCCTCACCTGTGCCCTCACCCACCCCAGCCCAGCCTCAGAAGGAGCAGCCCTCAACAGAGATCCCTGCAG ACACCACTGTCCCGACTGCCCCTCCTACCGCTGCTTCCGCGGTGACCCCTAGCAAACCTATGGCCGGCACCACAGACCGAGAAGAAGCCACTCGGCTCCTGGCTGAGAAGCGGCGCCAGGCTCGGGAACAGAGGGAACGCGAAGAACAGGAGCGGAAGCTGCAGGCTGAAAGGGACAA GCGAATGCGGGAGGAGCAGCTGGCACGGGAGGCCGAGGCCCGGGCTGAACGGGAGGCCGAGGCCCGGAGGCGGGAGGAGCAGGAGGCTCGAGAGAAGGCGCAGGctgagcaggaggagcaggagcggCTGCAGAAGCAG AAAGAGGAAGCCGAAGCTCGGTCCCGGGAAGAAGCTGAGCGCCAGCGCCTGGAGCGGGAGAAGCACTTCCAGAAGGAGGAACAGGAGAGACAAGAACGGAGAAAG CGGCTGGAGGAGATAATGAAGAGGACTCGGAAGTCAGAAGCTGCCGAAGCCAAG AAGCAAGATGGAAAGGAGACCACAGCCAACAATTCCAGCCCAG ACCCTGTGAAGGCTGTAGAGACTCGGGCCTCTGGGTTACAGAAGGATTCGGTGCAGAAAGAGGAGCTGGCCCCTCAGGAGCCACAGTGGAG TCTGCCAAGCAAAGAGATGCCAGGGTCCCTGGTAAACGGCCTGCAGCCCCTCCCAGCACACCAGGAGAACGGCTTCTCCCCAAAGGGAAGTACTGGAGAGAAGAGTCTGGGTCGAGCACCGGAGGGGCTCCTCCCCTTTGCAGAGGCAGAAGCCTTTCTCAAGAAAGCTGTGGTGCAACCCCCACAGGTCACAG aAGTCCTTTAA
- the Map7d1 gene encoding MAP7 domain-containing protein 1 isoform X2, whose translation MESSGSQGGTGRAAHVPACKAEGKPDLKCVISTAEPDKGFKKHHRADCVTVAAVIARIPAEPRPSPEGDPSPPPPPTPMSALVPDTPPDTPPAMKNATSPKQLPLEPENPTGQISLRPAPPQEDSPSSEAKSRGPTPPATGPRDARPSRRSSQPSPTAVPASDSLPTKQDVKKAGERHKLAKERREERAKYLAAKKAVWLEKEEKAKALREKQLQERRRRLEEQRLKAEQRRAALEERQRQKLEKNKERYEAAIQRSVKKTWAEIRQQRWSWAGALHHSSPGRGSRCSVSAVNLPKHVDSIINKRLSKSSATLWNSPSRNRSLQLSAWESSIVDRLMTPTLSFLARSRSAVTLPRNGRDQGRSSGPGRRPTRGRAGAGLAPGPHPDRTHPSAAVPVCPRSASASPLTPCSAPRSAHRCTPSGERTERRKPSAGGSPALARRRLEATPVQKKEKKDKERENEKEKSALARERSLKKRQSLPASVRPRLSTGAELSPKSKARPSSPSTSWHRPASPCPSPGPGHALPPKPPSPRGTTASPKGRVRRKEEAKESPSPSGPEDKSHSKSRTIEEKEPVAPASPAPSPVPSPTPAQPQKEQPSTEIPADTTVPTAPPTAASAVTPSKPMAGTTDREEATRLLAEKRRQAREQREREEQERKLQAERDKRMREEQLAREAEARAEREAEARRREEQEAREKAQAEQEEQERLQKQKEEAEARSREEAERQRLEREKHFQKEEQERQERRKRLEEIMKRTRKSEAAEAKKQDGKETTANNSSPDPVKAVETRASGLQKDSVQKEELAPQEPQWSLPSKEMPGSLVNGLQPLPAHQENGFSPKGSTGEKSLGRAPEGLLPFAEAEAFLKKAVVQPPQVTEVL comes from the exons ATGGAGAGTTCAGGAAGTCAGGGAGGGACTGGCAGAGCGGCACATGTCCCAGCCTGCAAAGCAGAAGGAAAGCCTGACCTGAAGTGTGTCATCTCCACAGCGGAGCCAGACAAGGGCTTCAAGAAGCACCACCGGGCCGACTGTGTCACTGTGGCTG CTGTGATAGCCAGGATTCCCGCAGAGCCAAGACCTTCTCCAGAAGGTGATCcttcccctccaccaccaccaacaccgaTGTCAGCCTTGGTTCCTGACACTCCCCCAGACACCCCTCCTGCCATGAAGAATGCCACTAGTCCTAAGCAGCTCCCGCTGGAACCAGAGAATCCCACTGGGCAGATCTCTCTTCGGCCAGCTCCACCACAGGAAGACTCCCCATCCTCAGAAGCAAAGAGCAGGGGACCCACCCCACCAGCCACAGGCCCACGGGATGCCAGGCCTTCTCGAAGGAGTAGCCAGCCGTCCCCAACAGCAGTGCCGGCCTCTGACAGCCTTCCCACCAAGCAAG ATGtgaagaaggcaggagagagacacAAGCTTGCCAAAGAGCGACGAGAAGAACGAGCCAAGTACCTGG CGGCCAAGAAGGCAGTGTggctggagaaggaggagaaggccAAGGCGCTTCGGGAGAAGCAGCTGCAGGAGCGCCGGCGGCGGCTGGAGGAGCAGCGGCTCAAAGCCGAACAGCGCCGGGCTGCCCTGGAGGAGCGGCAGAGGCAGAAGCTTGAGAAAAACAAG GAGCGCTATGAAGCTGCCATCCAGCGGTCAGTGAAGAAGACGTGGGCTGAAATCCGGCAGCAGCGCTGGTCCTGGGCAGGAGCTCTGCACCACAGCTCCCCCGGAC GTGGGAGCAGGTGCTCCGTGTCGGCAGTAAACCTGCCCAAACACGTGGACTCTATAATCAACAAGCGGCTCTCAAAGTCCTCTGCCACGCTCTGGAACTCCCCCAGTAGAA ATCGCAGCCTGCAGCTGAGCGCATGGGAGAGCAGCATTGTGGATCGTCTGATGACGCCCACCCTGTCCTTCCTGGCCCGGAGTCGCAGCGCGGTCACACTGCCCCGAAACGGCCGGGACCAGGGTAGGAGCAGCGGCCCTGGGAGACGCCCCACAAGGGGCCGGGCAGGGGCCGGCCTGGCGCCTGGGCCACACCCCGACCGCACTCATCCCTCTGCAGCCGTGCCAGTGTGCCCGCGCTCAGCCTCCGCCAGCCCACTAACGCCTTGTAGCGCCCCTCGGAGCGCGCATCGCTGCACCCCGTCCGGGGAGCGCACGGAGCGACGCAAGCCCAGTGCCGGCGGCAGCCCCGCGTTGGCCCGCCGCCGGCTGGAAGCCACGCCG gtgcagaagaaggagaagaaggacaAGGAACGAGAAAACGAGAAGGAAAAGAGCGCCCTGGCCCGCGAGCGCAGCCTCAAGAAGCGCCAGTCGCTGCCGGCATCCGTGCGGCCCAGGCTCTCCACCGGTGCTGAGCTCAG cCCTAAGTCCAAGGCCCGGCCATCCTCTCCCTCTACATCCTGGCACAGAcctgcctctccctgccccagcccagGACCAGGCCATGCCCTTCCTCCAAAACCACCATCCCCCCGAGGCACCACTGCGTCACCCAAGGGGCGGGTTcggaggaaggaggaggcaaaAGAGAGCCCCAGCCCCTCAGGGCCTGAGGACAAGAGCCACAGCAAGAGCAGAACCATTGAGGAGAAGGAGCCAGTGGCTCCAGCTTCACCAGCGCCCTCACCTGTGCCCTCACCCACCCCAGCCCAGCCTCAGAAGGAGCAGCCCTCAACAGAGATCCCTGCAG ACACCACTGTCCCGACTGCCCCTCCTACCGCTGCTTCCGCGGTGACCCCTAGCAAACCTATGGCCGGCACCACAGACCGAGAAGAAGCCACTCGGCTCCTGGCTGAGAAGCGGCGCCAGGCTCGGGAACAGAGGGAACGCGAAGAACAGGAGCGGAAGCTGCAGGCTGAAAGGGACAA GCGAATGCGGGAGGAGCAGCTGGCACGGGAGGCCGAGGCCCGGGCTGAACGGGAGGCCGAGGCCCGGAGGCGGGAGGAGCAGGAGGCTCGAGAGAAGGCGCAGGctgagcaggaggagcaggagcggCTGCAGAAGCAG AAAGAGGAAGCCGAAGCTCGGTCCCGGGAAGAAGCTGAGCGCCAGCGCCTGGAGCGGGAGAAGCACTTCCAGAAGGAGGAACAGGAGAGACAAGAACGGAGAAAG CGGCTGGAGGAGATAATGAAGAGGACTCGGAAGTCAGAAGCTGCCGAAGCCAAG AAGCAAGATGGAAAGGAGACCACAGCCAACAATTCCAGCCCAG ACCCTGTGAAGGCTGTAGAGACTCGGGCCTCTGGGTTACAGAAGGATTCGGTGCAGAAAGAGGAGCTGGCCCCTCAGGAGCCACAGTGGAG TCTGCCAAGCAAAGAGATGCCAGGGTCCCTGGTAAACGGCCTGCAGCCCCTCCCAGCACACCAGGAGAACGGCTTCTCCCCAAAGGGAAGTACTGGAGAGAAGAGTCTGGGTCGAGCACCGGAGGGGCTCCTCCCCTTTGCAGAGGCAGAAGCCTTTCTCAAGAAAGCTGTGGTGCAACCCCCACAGGTCACAG aAGTCCTTTAA
- the Map7d1 gene encoding MAP7 domain-containing protein 1 isoform X7 yields MESSGSQGGTGRAAHVPACKAEGKPDLKCVISTAEPDKGFKKHHRADCVTVAAVIARIPAEPRPSPEGDPSPPPPPTPMSALVPDTPPDTPPAMKNATSPKQLPLEPENPTGQISLRPAPPQEDSPSSEAKSRGPTPPATGPRDARPSRRSSQPSPTAVPASDSLPTKQDVKKAGERHKLAKERREERAKYLAAKKAVWLEKEEKAKALREKQLQERRRRLEEQRLKAEQRRAALEERQRQKLEKNKERYEAAIQRSVKKTWAEIRQQRWSWAGALHHSSPGHRSLQLSAWESSIVDRLMTPTLSFLARSRSAVTLPRNGRDQGRSSGPGRRPTRGRAGAGLAPGPHPDRTHPSAAVPVCPRSASASPLTPCSAPRSAHRCTPSGERTERRKPSAGGSPALARRRLEATPVQKKEKKDKERENEKEKSALARERSLKKRQSLPASVRPRLSTGAELSPKSKARPSSPSTSWHRPASPCPSPGPGHALPPKPPSPRGTTASPKGRVRRKEEAKESPSPSGPEDKSHSKSRTIEEKEPVAPASPAPSPVPSPTPAQPQKEQPSTEIPADTTVPTAPPTAASAVTPSKPMAGTTDREEATRLLAEKRRQAREQREREEQERKLQAERDKRMREEQLAREAEARAEREAEARRREEQEAREKAQAEQEEQERLQKQKEEAEARSREEAERQRLEREKHFQKEEQERQERRKRLEEIMKRTRKSEAAEAKKQDGKETTANNSSPDPVKAVETRASGLQKDSVQKEELAPQEPQWSLPSKEMPGSLVNGLQPLPAHQENGFSPKGSTGEKSLGRAPEGLLPFAEAEAFLKKAVVQPPQVTEVL; encoded by the exons ATGGAGAGTTCAGGAAGTCAGGGAGGGACTGGCAGAGCGGCACATGTCCCAGCCTGCAAAGCAGAAGGAAAGCCTGACCTGAAGTGTGTCATCTCCACAGCGGAGCCAGACAAGGGCTTCAAGAAGCACCACCGGGCCGACTGTGTCACTGTGGCTG CTGTGATAGCCAGGATTCCCGCAGAGCCAAGACCTTCTCCAGAAGGTGATCcttcccctccaccaccaccaacaccgaTGTCAGCCTTGGTTCCTGACACTCCCCCAGACACCCCTCCTGCCATGAAGAATGCCACTAGTCCTAAGCAGCTCCCGCTGGAACCAGAGAATCCCACTGGGCAGATCTCTCTTCGGCCAGCTCCACCACAGGAAGACTCCCCATCCTCAGAAGCAAAGAGCAGGGGACCCACCCCACCAGCCACAGGCCCACGGGATGCCAGGCCTTCTCGAAGGAGTAGCCAGCCGTCCCCAACAGCAGTGCCGGCCTCTGACAGCCTTCCCACCAAGCAAG ATGtgaagaaggcaggagagagacacAAGCTTGCCAAAGAGCGACGAGAAGAACGAGCCAAGTACCTGG CGGCCAAGAAGGCAGTGTggctggagaaggaggagaaggccAAGGCGCTTCGGGAGAAGCAGCTGCAGGAGCGCCGGCGGCGGCTGGAGGAGCAGCGGCTCAAAGCCGAACAGCGCCGGGCTGCCCTGGAGGAGCGGCAGAGGCAGAAGCTTGAGAAAAACAAG GAGCGCTATGAAGCTGCCATCCAGCGGTCAGTGAAGAAGACGTGGGCTGAAATCCGGCAGCAGCGCTGGTCCTGGGCAGGAGCTCTGCACCACAGCTCCCCCGGAC ATCGCAGCCTGCAGCTGAGCGCATGGGAGAGCAGCATTGTGGATCGTCTGATGACGCCCACCCTGTCCTTCCTGGCCCGGAGTCGCAGCGCGGTCACACTGCCCCGAAACGGCCGGGACCAGGGTAGGAGCAGCGGCCCTGGGAGACGCCCCACAAGGGGCCGGGCAGGGGCCGGCCTGGCGCCTGGGCCACACCCCGACCGCACTCATCCCTCTGCAGCCGTGCCAGTGTGCCCGCGCTCAGCCTCCGCCAGCCCACTAACGCCTTGTAGCGCCCCTCGGAGCGCGCATCGCTGCACCCCGTCCGGGGAGCGCACGGAGCGACGCAAGCCCAGTGCCGGCGGCAGCCCCGCGTTGGCCCGCCGCCGGCTGGAAGCCACGCCG gtgcagaagaaggagaagaaggacaAGGAACGAGAAAACGAGAAGGAAAAGAGCGCCCTGGCCCGCGAGCGCAGCCTCAAGAAGCGCCAGTCGCTGCCGGCATCCGTGCGGCCCAGGCTCTCCACCGGTGCTGAGCTCAG cCCTAAGTCCAAGGCCCGGCCATCCTCTCCCTCTACATCCTGGCACAGAcctgcctctccctgccccagcccagGACCAGGCCATGCCCTTCCTCCAAAACCACCATCCCCCCGAGGCACCACTGCGTCACCCAAGGGGCGGGTTcggaggaaggaggaggcaaaAGAGAGCCCCAGCCCCTCAGGGCCTGAGGACAAGAGCCACAGCAAGAGCAGAACCATTGAGGAGAAGGAGCCAGTGGCTCCAGCTTCACCAGCGCCCTCACCTGTGCCCTCACCCACCCCAGCCCAGCCTCAGAAGGAGCAGCCCTCAACAGAGATCCCTGCAG ACACCACTGTCCCGACTGCCCCTCCTACCGCTGCTTCCGCGGTGACCCCTAGCAAACCTATGGCCGGCACCACAGACCGAGAAGAAGCCACTCGGCTCCTGGCTGAGAAGCGGCGCCAGGCTCGGGAACAGAGGGAACGCGAAGAACAGGAGCGGAAGCTGCAGGCTGAAAGGGACAA GCGAATGCGGGAGGAGCAGCTGGCACGGGAGGCCGAGGCCCGGGCTGAACGGGAGGCCGAGGCCCGGAGGCGGGAGGAGCAGGAGGCTCGAGAGAAGGCGCAGGctgagcaggaggagcaggagcggCTGCAGAAGCAG AAAGAGGAAGCCGAAGCTCGGTCCCGGGAAGAAGCTGAGCGCCAGCGCCTGGAGCGGGAGAAGCACTTCCAGAAGGAGGAACAGGAGAGACAAGAACGGAGAAAG CGGCTGGAGGAGATAATGAAGAGGACTCGGAAGTCAGAAGCTGCCGAAGCCAAG AAGCAAGATGGAAAGGAGACCACAGCCAACAATTCCAGCCCAG ACCCTGTGAAGGCTGTAGAGACTCGGGCCTCTGGGTTACAGAAGGATTCGGTGCAGAAAGAGGAGCTGGCCCCTCAGGAGCCACAGTGGAG TCTGCCAAGCAAAGAGATGCCAGGGTCCCTGGTAAACGGCCTGCAGCCCCTCCCAGCACACCAGGAGAACGGCTTCTCCCCAAAGGGAAGTACTGGAGAGAAGAGTCTGGGTCGAGCACCGGAGGGGCTCCTCCCCTTTGCAGAGGCAGAAGCCTTTCTCAAGAAAGCTGTGGTGCAACCCCCACAGGTCACAG aAGTCCTTTAA
- the Map7d1 gene encoding MAP7 domain-containing protein 1 isoform X5, translating to MENGPRAEPGPGAPAAVIARIPAEPRPSPEGDPSPPPPPTPMSALVPDTPPDTPPAMKNATSPKQLPLEPENPTGQISLRPAPPQEDSPSSEAKSRGPTPPATGPRDARPSRRSSQPSPTAVPASDSLPTKQDVKKAGERHKLAKERREERAKYLAAKKAVWLEKEEKAKALREKQLQERRRRLEEQRLKAEQRRAALEERQRQKLEKNKERYEAAIQRSVKKTWAEIRQQRWSWAGALHHSSPGRKTSGSRCSVSAVNLPKHVDSIINKRLSKSSATLWNSPSRNRSLQLSAWESSIVDRLMTPTLSFLARSRSAVTLPRNGRDQGRSSGPGRRPTRGRAGAGLAPGPHPDRTHPSAAVPVCPRSASASPLTPCSAPRSAHRCTPSGERTERRKPSAGGSPALARRRLEATPVQKKEKKDKERENEKEKSALARERSLKKRQSLPASVRPRLSTGAELSPKSKARPSSPSTSWHRPASPCPSPGPGHALPPKPPSPRGTTASPKGRVRRKEEAKESPSPSGPEDKSHSKSRTIEEKEPVAPASPAPSPVPSPTPAQPQKEQPSTEIPADTTVPTAPPTAASAVTPSKPMAGTTDREEATRLLAEKRRQAREQREREEQERKLQAERDKRMREEQLAREAEARAEREAEARRREEQEAREKAQAEQEEQERLQKQKEEAEARSREEAERQRLEREKHFQKEEQERQERRKRLEEIMKRTRKSEAAEAKKQDGKETTANNSSPDPVKAVETRASGLQKDSVQKEELAPQEPQWSLPSKEMPGSLVNGLQPLPAHQENGFSPKGSTGEKSLGRAPEGLLPFAEAEAFLKKAVVQPPQVTEVL from the exons ATGGAGAACGGCCCGCGTGCGGAGCCCGGGCCGGGCGCACCCGCAG CTGTGATAGCCAGGATTCCCGCAGAGCCAAGACCTTCTCCAGAAGGTGATCcttcccctccaccaccaccaacaccgaTGTCAGCCTTGGTTCCTGACACTCCCCCAGACACCCCTCCTGCCATGAAGAATGCCACTAGTCCTAAGCAGCTCCCGCTGGAACCAGAGAATCCCACTGGGCAGATCTCTCTTCGGCCAGCTCCACCACAGGAAGACTCCCCATCCTCAGAAGCAAAGAGCAGGGGACCCACCCCACCAGCCACAGGCCCACGGGATGCCAGGCCTTCTCGAAGGAGTAGCCAGCCGTCCCCAACAGCAGTGCCGGCCTCTGACAGCCTTCCCACCAAGCAAG ATGtgaagaaggcaggagagagacacAAGCTTGCCAAAGAGCGACGAGAAGAACGAGCCAAGTACCTGG CGGCCAAGAAGGCAGTGTggctggagaaggaggagaaggccAAGGCGCTTCGGGAGAAGCAGCTGCAGGAGCGCCGGCGGCGGCTGGAGGAGCAGCGGCTCAAAGCCGAACAGCGCCGGGCTGCCCTGGAGGAGCGGCAGAGGCAGAAGCTTGAGAAAAACAAG GAGCGCTATGAAGCTGCCATCCAGCGGTCAGTGAAGAAGACGTGGGCTGAAATCCGGCAGCAGCGCTGGTCCTGGGCAGGAGCTCTGCACCACAGCTCCCCCGGACGTAAGACCA GTGGGAGCAGGTGCTCCGTGTCGGCAGTAAACCTGCCCAAACACGTGGACTCTATAATCAACAAGCGGCTCTCAAAGTCCTCTGCCACGCTCTGGAACTCCCCCAGTAGAA ATCGCAGCCTGCAGCTGAGCGCATGGGAGAGCAGCATTGTGGATCGTCTGATGACGCCCACCCTGTCCTTCCTGGCCCGGAGTCGCAGCGCGGTCACACTGCCCCGAAACGGCCGGGACCAGGGTAGGAGCAGCGGCCCTGGGAGACGCCCCACAAGGGGCCGGGCAGGGGCCGGCCTGGCGCCTGGGCCACACCCCGACCGCACTCATCCCTCTGCAGCCGTGCCAGTGTGCCCGCGCTCAGCCTCCGCCAGCCCACTAACGCCTTGTAGCGCCCCTCGGAGCGCGCATCGCTGCACCCCGTCCGGGGAGCGCACGGAGCGACGCAAGCCCAGTGCCGGCGGCAGCCCCGCGTTGGCCCGCCGCCGGCTGGAAGCCACGCCG gtgcagaagaaggagaagaaggacaAGGAACGAGAAAACGAGAAGGAAAAGAGCGCCCTGGCCCGCGAGCGCAGCCTCAAGAAGCGCCAGTCGCTGCCGGCATCCGTGCGGCCCAGGCTCTCCACCGGTGCTGAGCTCAG cCCTAAGTCCAAGGCCCGGCCATCCTCTCCCTCTACATCCTGGCACAGAcctgcctctccctgccccagcccagGACCAGGCCATGCCCTTCCTCCAAAACCACCATCCCCCCGAGGCACCACTGCGTCACCCAAGGGGCGGGTTcggaggaaggaggaggcaaaAGAGAGCCCCAGCCCCTCAGGGCCTGAGGACAAGAGCCACAGCAAGAGCAGAACCATTGAGGAGAAGGAGCCAGTGGCTCCAGCTTCACCAGCGCCCTCACCTGTGCCCTCACCCACCCCAGCCCAGCCTCAGAAGGAGCAGCCCTCAACAGAGATCCCTGCAG ACACCACTGTCCCGACTGCCCCTCCTACCGCTGCTTCCGCGGTGACCCCTAGCAAACCTATGGCCGGCACCACAGACCGAGAAGAAGCCACTCGGCTCCTGGCTGAGAAGCGGCGCCAGGCTCGGGAACAGAGGGAACGCGAAGAACAGGAGCGGAAGCTGCAGGCTGAAAGGGACAA GCGAATGCGGGAGGAGCAGCTGGCACGGGAGGCCGAGGCCCGGGCTGAACGGGAGGCCGAGGCCCGGAGGCGGGAGGAGCAGGAGGCTCGAGAGAAGGCGCAGGctgagcaggaggagcaggagcggCTGCAGAAGCAG AAAGAGGAAGCCGAAGCTCGGTCCCGGGAAGAAGCTGAGCGCCAGCGCCTGGAGCGGGAGAAGCACTTCCAGAAGGAGGAACAGGAGAGACAAGAACGGAGAAAG CGGCTGGAGGAGATAATGAAGAGGACTCGGAAGTCAGAAGCTGCCGAAGCCAAG AAGCAAGATGGAAAGGAGACCACAGCCAACAATTCCAGCCCAG ACCCTGTGAAGGCTGTAGAGACTCGGGCCTCTGGGTTACAGAAGGATTCGGTGCAGAAAGAGGAGCTGGCCCCTCAGGAGCCACAGTGGAG TCTGCCAAGCAAAGAGATGCCAGGGTCCCTGGTAAACGGCCTGCAGCCCCTCCCAGCACACCAGGAGAACGGCTTCTCCCCAAAGGGAAGTACTGGAGAGAAGAGTCTGGGTCGAGCACCGGAGGGGCTCCTCCCCTTTGCAGAGGCAGAAGCCTTTCTCAAGAAAGCTGTGGTGCAACCCCCACAGGTCACAG aAGTCCTTTAA